The DNA segment TAGCTGTTGACTTCAGTACGGGTGATGACCCTTGGCCAATATTTGAATTGCAAAAGAAGTTTAATGCTCCAGGAAGATCACCTCCACTTTCTTCGTAAGTGACGCTAAACTTCTAAAATGAACTAATTCCTCATTTACAATCCGTTTGAGTTTGTGTGATACAGGGAGTTCTATACTGGTTGGCTTACGCATTGGGGTGAGAAGATTGCGAAAACAGATGCTGAATTTACGGCAGCTTCCCTTGAAAAGATATTATCCAGAAATGGTTCAGCTGTGCTATATGTGTGTGCTTGATTATTTTCATTTACAAATGTTTACAAGTTAGTGATTCATGATAGAGGTGATGCACGTGTATGTGATGTTCAGATGGTGCATGGAGGAACAAACTTTGGTTTCTACAATGGAGCAAATACTGGCTCTGATGAATTCGACTACAAACCAGATCTGACTTCCTATGATTATGTAGGGCAATTTATCATTACCTACAAATTCTTAACTTAttctaaagtatttttttttttgttattcagGATGCTCCAATCAAGGAGTCTGGTGACATAAATAATCTAAAATTCAAAGGTTTGATGATCTTATGATTGCTTTTAGCTATATACGGGCCTAGCTTTGTTtcctttattaatttttgtgcTATTTCTGGCAGCTCTCCAGAGAGTGATTAAGAAGTACAGTGCTGCACCTCACACCACTAACCCCTCCAATACCAAACGGAAAGCGTATGGCCCAATAAAGATGCAGAGGACAATATCTCTGTTTGATTTGATGACTATGACAGATCCTGTAGATATGATCACTTCCGCCAATCCAATTTCAATGGAATCTGCTGGACAGGTAAATATCATTACTCTTCCCCTTATATTTGACTGTGCAGCTTAAGCATTTCCTTACTCACCATGAAATGGTCTAATATTATTGTCCTTTGTGTAATCTGATTCCTTATTATCTTGCTCCCAGATGTTCGGATTTCTTGTATATGAATCGTCATACATTTCCAAAAAGAGTGGGAATATACTAAGAATACCCAAGGTATAGAttcttgtttccttttgtaATCATTGTAAAGATGGCATCCGGGAGATTTAAATCCAGGAGCAACGCAAGGGTTATCTTCTAACATAAAGCGTTACAGGTTCATGACAGAGCTCAAGTGTTTGTTTCATGCCTTTCCCAAGATGTTGATGGGGGAGTACTGAGATACATTGGTACAACTGAGAGATGGAACAACCAACCTGTTTCTATTCCAACTACTGAGTGTGCCTCTAACACTAGCTTATTTATTCTGGTAAGAGAATCAGCAGATAAGCGTCTTTACTTCTATTAGGGAGCTGTAGCTTcatcaattttatagtttacCGTTAAGCACAGTCTCATTTGGATGACTACTTTGATCCTGTTTCTTATAGGTTGAAAACATGGGTCGTGTAAACTACGGACCATATATCTTTGATGAGAAGGTAAGAAGACTCTCTCTGATAAACTTTTCTTTATCTCATTATGTTTATACATTTGATCTCGTTAGTTCTTCAAAGTTGGTTATGTATACCAAAGTGAAGTGATGTTTGcggtttaaatattttggactCCATGGTAGCCTTGTACATTATCCAGGAAGCTGTTCAAAAGGTCTATTTTGTATAACTTTCCAGGGCATTCTGTCTCCAGTTTATCTAGATGGTCAGATTATCCATGGATGGAAGATGATACCAATTCCTTTTCACAACTTGAGTCAAATGCCGAATCTCAGTTTCGAGATGCAACATACTAAAAAGAGAAGTAAGAAGTTTGAGCTTACTAAAGGTCAATGCTCTGTTTTTTCTCTTCCAGCACATCGTTGGTTAAGTTAAGAATGTTTGTGATGGAACTTCCGGTCATCTACTTGAAACTAAGTGCTACTTAAACTGTAGATGTGGGTCAAAACGAACCAGCTCTGTTTGCTGGTGAGTTCTCTATCAACAGTGTAGATGAAATCAAAGACACTTATCTATCATTCAACGGTTGGGGCAAAGGAGTTGCTTTTATCAATAAATTCAACATCGGAAGATATTGGCCGGTAAAGCTCTGTCCTAAAATCTTATCCAGTGAACAGGGTATCTTAGAGTTTCTCCTTATACATGTCTCTCTCTTTTTGCAGTCTGTTGGACCACAATGCAACCTCTACGTTCCTGCACCGCTCCTTAAGGCTGGCAGAAATTATGTGGTAATGCTAACAAGAACATGAAATCTAGTAGACTGGTTTGTTAGGACAGAGGGATGGAACCATTTTCGTAATTTGGGAATTAGAGACTCTATGCATTGCGCATTGCATCTTTGGATCACTTTGATTTGCTGAAAAGGCTTTTTTTTTCAGGTGATCTTTGAGTTGGAATCTCCACATGTCGACCTTTTGCTTCGGTCAGTGGATCAGGAAGACTTCACATGCGGTTCAAATTATTCCAAAGTCAATCAGTTGTAGCTGTTTGGTTGTGCAGTAGCCAATATTTGACCAATCATGCTTTTGGGATTCTTAAAGAGTTAgtcaataacaaaatatttgtagtACAACAAAATCTAAATAACAGTTTATAACATAATTAATAGATGAATTGAGAAAAAAAGACTTATGCCATACGAAGTGAGAAAAAAGAATGAGCCATTTGTCAATGATAACTCATCATGGATACTTCTGATTCCAGGTCTTACGGCAACGAGAAGAGTAAATAATTTGTTTGTTGCCACTTATGCTAAGCTCTCACCAGTTTATATACACAAATGAAAAATCTTCTCAAATccaaatttcaaattatttcctTTGAATAGACTATCAAAAGACTGACTTGGATAATCTGAAAGAATGCTGGGAacattatatattgtgtaataAGTTGTTGCACATGAGAAAACAAACtgattttaaaagtaatttattgaatgatttaaattttatttatacttaagatatattatgtgaaatGTTCTTTTATGTTAAGATTTATTGTGAAACTATTGTTAGAGATAATTGCATTGACGTATATATGATTAGTAtccatatattttatgtttgtcGTTGTATGTCTTCATTTTCATCATGTACTTGTTTTAGTGCAACATAGGTACACACAAAGATGTTTTCTAACTTTTTACTTCCcacgaaaaaatcaaaaactgatTCCAAATGTTTATAGACGGCTTGTCAATCCCACATAGTTATGCATAACCTTATCTTCTATGCTAATGCTTGCTTTCTAGATTCAGCTGGTGTGGTTTACAAGATCTTTGTGTGATCGTTAAAGACCAAGCTGGAGACATCCATGGGTACACACATGTCAAGCAAGCATTAGCATAGAAGATAAGGTTAGTTTTAACAATTGTCATGTTTACTCCTAGACTAAGTTGATGTGGTTTACAAGATCATGTGTGTCTTAAGCGCTAAGCCTTCAAGCAAAGCTTTAACTTAATTCATCATCAGCTTGTTATGTAAATTGTCTTTGAAGAACTGAGCCatttatttagtgttgattttccctttatttaaataaattaccaaaattatcgtatgtaaattatatatttgctaTAGATTGAGAAAATTGTTAAAACtaaatctgaaaacaaatcagCCCAAAGGCGAGTCATGATAACATTCAGACAGAAACCATGATTAACTTCTCACACAAGCAAACAAATCTGATTGCTCTAAATAGGCTTACACACAGTTCATTACACAATCTGATCCTATATTTCAATGAATAGAATATCAAAATAACCAGAGATGGAGAAAATTATCCAACGAGTTACGTTGTATGATAACATCTCAATTTGTAGACTAAACACCTGCCTTGTTTCCAAGTCTCTTTCGGAGAATCTTGACTCCCATGTATCTGTAAAGATTGATAAATTCTCtgtttatatattgaagttaaagTAAACCTCAAATCCATTATGTTACTATTGATTTCAATTTACCTTCCCATCATCATGACCGTGGCTTGAGGGTTGGTTCCAGGAGACTCATCAAATGTGGAACCATCAATAACTCTAAGCCTGTTGACACCGAGAACTTTGCGGTCAGGGCTCACAACTTTACCCACAAGACAACCACCATGATAGTGCCATATTGTGACAACAGTATCTTTACAGAACTGAGCCATTGATTTGGTATCGTTCACTTGCTTTGGTCTTAGATTGATGTTTGCCTTAACACTTAAGCTAAGCATCTCGTGTACGTTTTGCTTGTCgcattgtgtgtagtttaggaAGCGTTTAGACGTCACAACTTTTGAAACCAGACGAATGGCTTCAACGCAGCGTTGGAGATCCACCGGGTGTTTGAAGTAGTTGAAGGTGACTGAAGGGTTGTCATCTACATTTGTGTTGAGCAAACTCAAATGCCCTCTAGAGATTGGGTAAGCTAGTTTCTCCAAGATGAAACTTCCATTGAATGCTTCATGAAGTTGGGACTTGTTTCTTCTGATGTAAGCTTGTGTTGCTTCTGGTCTTCTCTGCTTTGCAGGTACGGTGGAAAACAATTCATTCTGCAGAAAAATTCAAAGACCATTCACATACAAAGACGCTAATAAGATACAAGTTATGTAATTTATGGTTACCTTATCTGACATAACCCCATAGTGAGTGTGAATGCTCTCAGGGGATTGACCAAAGCCAGTGCTGGCTTCAACATACACACCCATCTTTGTGATTCCAACGGTCTGGATAAGTGACTGCTCTATAGGCTGCTTCGAAGGCACCAAGATGGTGTTCATCGGATTATCAGCCATTCCTTTCCCCACATGCTCGTTTTCTAGAACCAAAGGTATCTTCAGCCTCTGCAGCTCCTTCTTAGGTCCAATCCCACTTAACATCAGCATCTGCGGTGACCCAATGGCTCCACTGGACAAGATCACTTCACTTCCCTTTCTATTCGAGAGCAAAGCCTGGTGTTGATTACCATTCTCGTCTTTGAATATCACTCCTGTCACTCTAGGTCTTGTTCCTGcattcaaaacccaaaacataaGTTCTCGGGTAACTTGAGAGTCACGCAAACCCTAGTTTATATCATTAGTACCAGATGTGTCAAAGACTATCTTTTGCACGGTGGCGTAGATCAAGACTCTGAGCTTCTGAGGGTTAGCGTAAGCGAGAAGCTCAGCGGCGGTGTGACGACGGCCGAACCTATCGAAGATTGTGCCGCCGATCTTTGTGCCAGAGACGTGATCGTACGTGTAGCCATTGAAAGGTCTGACTCCAACTTCTAAAAGACTGTCTCTCAGAGCTTTCTGCCATAACGTCAGCTTCGGCTGATGGACGATCTCTCGCTCCACCCATGGATACGACTCGTTCACTAgcttcggatcccatcctgctCGCTTCACGAACCTACACAAATTGAACATGTGTGAAACATTAAAAGACCTGGTCGTAAACTCCGTGGCCCATCGGTGCGTTTTTTATAAATGTAACACTGACCAATATAATGACACGACGCATGGATCACATATCAACTAAACCCTCAGTTTCTAAAAACTAAAGTTTTAGTGTgtttatatattaagaaaaaattataatttgataataaatactacattattattttagtaaatacaTTTTCTTAGATTTACGATATATCATTAATTCATTATtaactcataaaaatatataaaaatgttgaaAATGTGTTAAAATaagcaaacattttttttataaaatatttatcttttaaaaatagagAGAATATATGATTTCTTTATAAACAACAAGATCTTTCGAGATTGACAAATCAcaatcttgttttctttttcttaaaatggTAATAATTACTTACGCAGCATCGGCTCTGGAGTAGAAACCAGCGTTAATACAGGAACCACCGCCAAGAACTCTAGCACGAGCGTTATAAACGCCGTCAGTGGAAACAAACGCCTGAGACGCAGAGGAAGCTGTCGTGTCAGCAAGTCCTATGTGGAAGTTCCTGAGGAAAGAGACGTTTGCGTTTGTAAACGGGACGCCACCTCTCTCTAAAACAAGAACGCTGAAATTCCGTGACAGCGTTGCGGCGAGGGGACAGCCTGCGGTTCCGCCCCCGATGACTATGTAGTCGTAGGTGGAGTCTCGACCGTTGGATGAAAAAgaagatgaggaagatgatgcgAATGTGCTGGCTTTATCGATGAACGTGTATCTATAAGGATTGAACTTCAGCTTCTGCTCTTTACctacataaaaaaaatgtttgtatcGTTATTTTATTAACTAGACAAGGACTAAACAAGTGCGGGTAGTTGGTAGAAGTAACTACACAATTAATGTCGTGAGCAGAACATAAcccaacaaaaaaacataacagtTATGCGTAAAAAGAAGACTGAACTGTTGTTAGTGTCCTAATCACTCCAGATTCGGTCCTGATGAATCAAGAAACAGAGTTTCTCCTTCAAGAAATGAGTAACTCATGGTAGAGTGGTTATATAAAGTATATGACTGTGACCAAGTTCGGACATAAGCTAATTTTGAGAAACATATCTCCACAACTCCAAAGAATTGTCAACGActaagagagaaagaaaatatatacttcaaaCACAACACTAAGAAGAAAACAGAAATTAAAGTTGGTGAGAAATGTGTGAAGAGAGGAAGGAGCAACCTTTAGAAGCAGTGGAGAGAGAAATTGGGAGAGAGATAAGAAGAGCAAAGAGAAAGAGCTTGAGAGCCATTGGAGACTGCAGAAACCAAAACatagatttatgtttttttttttgcttctgcTTCAACTTCTTATGTGGCTTTTGATGAATGGTCTTGTTTTGTGTGTACCTTCTCCTATAAATAACACTTAGGATCCAACTGAGCAACTATATTAATTACACCTACATTTCTATATATTGTTACATAATATGTAACCATTTATACGAATTAGTTATACAAATTCATCGACTTTAGGTAGGCAACATCTCggtaaaaagtaaataataagaGAATGAGTTGGTAAATACTATATGTTGGTGGTCTCACACAAACAAAATCGGGTCTTGAGTGTGTCCCATTTTTGTCGAAAATAGCAAATGAAAAGGACAAGTGTATAATCTTGTTCCCAATTTAactataaatagtatttttataaatagaaagTTCTGGAACCATGAATTTTAACCATGTAAAATTTTTTATGAGAAACTCTTTTCATCGTAAATCGAAAACATAACCTCCAAAATTCCTACACGGTTAACTACGAGAACTAGTTGGTTAATTATAAATAGTCACCTAATAGTCTAATACCAAAACTTATAGCTAGTAATTCTAATATTAGACTTATTAGTACTTAATTATATAAGACTCATTGTCACGGAATAGTTTCTTGCAGAAATTAATGATATAACTTCACTGCTTACTAGAACAGTCATTATCATTTACACTTTCATCTTTTATCTGAAACAAAGACTTAAGAGGGGTTGCTTTCACCTTTTTACCATGGTGATAATAAAtcatttgatttgttttggCTTATGGGACCAGTTGTAAAGTAATTTATTAgtatcatataataataaaaacaattgaaagataaAAAGGAGAGTTGTACAGCTTGTCTATGTCATTAATGGCGATATGAAACGGTTGAAATAGGAGGTCTAGTAGCCGTTGGATCAAAGACTTGAAAGATTAAAAAGCGTTTCCATTAATCATCTTCACCTAACGAaaccagcaaaaaaaaaaacaatatacgGAGCCATGTTTTTGGCGAGTAGTTTTGTTTGGAGTAGATCGCAGTTATGACCATAACTGTGAGTTAACGAAATCTTCACGAGTCACGTATATATATTTTGACAGCTAATTTAATTGATTAGCGTCACCTACCTAACCAAACAGAAAACGCATTCATGGGTTTTGCTAACAAATTTAGAATAACCTCGGATGAGTTAGTTGCCAATTTTATTTCAAAGgataaaaaattgtattttagtgTTGAATTTAGAGTAGAATATCGATAATAAATGTCACATCGCATCACGTATGTTAGTCATATAGATCGCATGAGATTTCACGACTTTAAACTAGTCACAAGTATAAGAAGTATATACAAAGTAACTACAGATTTGAAAGTTTTTATATAACGTGGAAGAGAGATTATTATTTGTATGACTGGTTATTAATGGGCAAACCTTTTTAGACATTTTTATTGCACATATACGTTTTTAAAACCTTTTGTCCATTACCGATCAACCAAAACCCCACAAAAATTTGTTTGTAGACGAACTCAATCGAACTCGAACGAACCATTTGACAGCTATACTCACAACGAATATAACTACATAATTTGATTTGAATTTATTAATGAATGTTTCTATGGAGggaaaataaatttcatatataCAACAAAATCACTTGATATTACAAAACTGTTTTCGTTATACTTATACCTAGTAGGCTGTAACCTACAAAAAGCTTATGGACATTTCTTAAATGATAAATTCATTCTGTAATGTTATGGTGATTTTCGGTGGGTGGATATGCAAACTGTAAAGAAATGATGATAATAAATACACACACCAATCCCTGAGTGGATTCAGAATGTGTATTCAATAGTTTATAATAATGGTTACAAAACTTTACCACTCAGCAGTTAATGTAAAGATTAATTTCTGCTCTCTTTTCTTGTGACTGGTATGTTATCCCATGCTCCAACTTTCACGAAACTAGTTATTGAGATCGTACATGTAGTTATAGTccaactttattttatttttacattataagaaaaaaataatcaaccaGTTCAGAATCAAATCATGCCACAAAGCTTTTAAGTCACTTGTTGTGTATAAATACGCAGCGTTTTTGCACTCATGAGTAAGTTAATAA comes from the Brassica napus cultivar Da-Ae chromosome A7, Da-Ae, whole genome shotgun sequence genome and includes:
- the LOC106353620 gene encoding beta-galactosidase 17 isoform X2; its protein translation is MLDQAYFCRRGTMAKISRPSTGRHRLAFVLLLFLVAVGICVPVFALLPSLSSHQYLPPALSRDEKMMSRRFYIKDDKFWKDENPFQIIGGDLHYFRVLPEYWEDRLMRAKALGLNTIQTYVPWNLHEPKPGKFVFEGIADLVSFIKLCQKLDLLVMLRAGPYICGEWDLGGFPAWLLAVKPPLRLRTADPAYLKLVERWWNVLLRKVFPLLHSNGGPVIMVQIENEYGSYGNDKAYLRNLVTMARGHLGNDIILYTTDGGTREALEKGNVPLYDVYSAVDFSTGDDPWPIFELQKKFNAPGRSPPLSSEFYTGWLTHWGEKIAKTDAEFTAASLEKILSRNGSAVLYMVHGGTNFGFYNGANTGSDEFDYKPDLTSYDYDAPIKESGDINNLKFKALQRVIKKYSAAPHTTNPSNTKRKAYGPIKMQRTISLFDLMTMTDPVDMITSANPISMESAGQMFGFLVYESSYISKKSGNILRIPKVHDRAQVFVSCLSQDVDGGVLRYIGTTERWNNQPVSIPTTECASNTSLFILVENMGRVNYGPYIFDEKGILSPVYLDGQIIHGWKMIPIPFHNLSQMPNLSFEMQHTKKRNVGQNEPALFAGEFSINSVDEIKDTYLSFNGWGKGVAFINKFNIGRYWPSVGPQCNLYVPAPLLKAGRNYVVIFELESPHVDLLLRSVDQEDFTCGSNYSKVNQL
- the LOC106353620 gene encoding beta-galactosidase 17 isoform X1; this translates as MLDQAYFCRRGTMAKISRPSTGRHRLAFVLLLFLVAVGICVPVFALLPSLSSHQYLPPALSRDEKMMSRRFYIKDDKFWKDENPFQIIGGDLHYFRVLPEYWEDRLMRAKALGLNTIQTYVPWNLHEPKPGKFVFEGIADLVSFIKLCQKLDLLVMLRAGPYICGEWDLGGFPAWLLAVKPPLRLRTADPAYLKLVERWWNVLLRKVFPLLHSNGGPVIMVQIENEYGSYGNDKAYLRNLVTMARGHLGNDIILYTTDGGTREALEKGNVPLYDVYSAVDFSTGDDPWPIFELQKKFNAPGRSPPLSSEFYTGWLTHWGEKIAKTDAEFTAASLEKILSRNGSAVLYMVHGGTNFGFYNGANTGSDEFDYKPDLTSYDYDAPIKESGDINNLKFKALQRVIKKYSAAPHTTNPSNTKRKAYGPIKMQRTISLFDLMTMTDPVDMITSANPISMESAGQMFGFLVYESSYISKKSGNILRIPKVHDRAQVFVSCLSQDVDGGVLRYIGTTERWNNQPVSIPTTECASNTSLFILVENMGRVNYGPYIFDEKGILSPVYLDGQIIHGWKMIPIPFHNLSQMPNLSFEMQHTKKRSKKFELTKDVGQNEPALFAGEFSINSVDEIKDTYLSFNGWGKGVAFINKFNIGRYWPSVGPQCNLYVPAPLLKAGRNYVVIFELESPHVDLLLRSVDQEDFTCGSNYSKVNQL
- the LOC106403741 gene encoding protein HOTHEAD-like, which produces MFWFLQSPMALKLFLFALLISLPISLSTASKGKEQKLKFNPYRYTFIDKASTFASSSSSSFSSNGRDSTYDYIVIGGGTAGCPLAATLSRNFSVLVLERGGVPFTNANVSFLRNFHIGLADTTASSASQAFVSTDGVYNARARVLGGGSCINAGFYSRADAAFVKRAGWDPKLVNESYPWVEREIVHQPKLTLWQKALRDSLLEVGVRPFNGYTYDHVSGTKIGGTIFDRFGRRHTAAELLAYANPQKLRVLIYATVQKIVFDTSGTRPRVTGVIFKDENGNQHQALLSNRKGSEVILSSGAIGSPQMLMLSGIGPKKELQRLKIPLVLENEHVGKGMADNPMNTILVPSKQPIEQSLIQTVGITKMGVYVEASTGFGQSPESIHTHYGVMSDKNELFSTVPAKQRRPEATQAYIRRNKSQLHEAFNGSFILEKLAYPISRGHLSLLNTNVDDNPSVTFNYFKHPVDLQRCVEAIRLVSKVVTSKRFLNYTQCDKQNVHEMLSLSVKANINLRPKQVNDTKSMAQFCKDTVVTIWHYHGGCLVGKVVSPDRKVLGVNRLRVIDGSTFDESPGTNPQATVMMMGRYMGVKILRKRLGNKAGV